One window from the genome of Thermovirga sp. encodes:
- a CDS encoding FadR family transcriptional regulator — MEQMLTSIERGYWEPGGRMPGESALASKFQVSRNSIREVMKSLAFFGIVEPRPGNGTFLSPNALRNIHNTELVKLISGRSSLIELMEVRLLIEAQAAYWASERATKETIAELEAILREEKLLPEPDVDLHARFHDTIVKLSGNKLLIQLYNSIRAEISIQRKKFKEWPVEELRKFSIEHAQILDRIKNKDPKSARDLMQTHIMDSLWKILENGKEPLSRGLDPRGGLKPLTEETDRPGERLRRSLKKR; from the coding sequence TTGGAGCAGATGTTGACCTCTATTGAGAGAGGTTACTGGGAACCTGGCGGCCGCATGCCTGGAGAGAGTGCGTTGGCTTCAAAGTTCCAGGTGAGCCGCAATTCAATCAGGGAAGTAATGAAGTCCCTTGCCTTCTTTGGGATAGTCGAACCCCGTCCAGGGAACGGCACTTTTCTCTCCCCCAACGCTTTGAGGAATATCCACAACACGGAGCTTGTTAAGCTCATTTCAGGACGATCCTCGCTCATCGAGCTGATGGAGGTCCGTCTCCTTATTGAAGCCCAGGCGGCATACTGGGCTTCGGAGCGAGCGACAAAGGAGACGATCGCAGAACTGGAGGCAATCCTCAGGGAGGAAAAACTCCTGCCGGAGCCGGATGTAGACCTCCACGCGAGGTTTCATGACACCATAGTGAAACTTTCGGGCAATAAGCTCCTGATTCAGCTTTATAACTCGATCAGGGCGGAGATTTCGATTCAGAGGAAAAAATTCAAGGAATGGCCCGTCGAGGAGCTCCGTAAATTTTCCATTGAACACGCCCAGATCCTGGACAGAATCAAGAACAAGGATCCAAAGAGCGCAAGAGACCTGATGCAGACACATATCATGGATAGCCTCTGGAAAATTCTAGAAAATGGAAAGGAACCTCTTTCAAGAGGACTTGACCCCCGAGGCGGATTGAAACCTCTAACCGAAGAGACTGATAGACCTGGGGAACGGCTGCGGCGGTCCTTGAAGAAAAGGTGA
- the alaE gene encoding L-alanine exporter AlaE, whose product MTENTGMGRFAEDRLVVAMADITAMMIFSTALCMMIEIFIARLTFFQSVQARIAAIPVNLITGRPYGWFRDRLFNFLGIDRTVPLKMIAGDTLAFVIFQVPLYVVVLLFAGATWSQIAVSSVFMSLIFSLAGRPYGIFLDFCRGLFLRILRSHRERKAGAGPR is encoded by the coding sequence TTGACGGAAAATACCGGAATGGGACGGTTCGCGGAGGATAGGCTGGTCGTGGCGATGGCGGATATAACAGCCATGATGATCTTTTCCACGGCCCTCTGCATGATGATCGAGATCTTCATCGCCAGGCTTACGTTTTTCCAGTCCGTCCAGGCCAGGATCGCCGCCATACCGGTCAACCTGATCACGGGGCGGCCCTACGGCTGGTTCAGGGACAGGCTTTTCAACTTCCTGGGGATCGACCGGACCGTGCCGCTGAAGATGATCGCCGGCGATACCCTGGCCTTCGTCATCTTCCAGGTGCCGCTTTACGTCGTCGTACTCCTCTTCGCGGGTGCGACCTGGAGCCAGATAGCGGTATCCTCGGTCTTCATGTCGCTGATTTTTTCCCTCGCTGGTCGGCCTTACGGCATTTTCCTGGATTTTTGCAGGGGCTTGTTCCTCCGTATCCTGAGATCCCACCGCGAGAGGAAAGCGGGAGCGGGGCCCCGGTAA
- a CDS encoding aldo/keto reductase, with protein MLYRKVPKNGDELSILGFGCMRLPMEDGQIDEKRATAQIRYAIDRGVNYIDTAWTYHEGESESFLGRALRDGYRERVKLATKLPSFLVRSREDMDRFLEAQLEKLQTDHIDYYLMHTLTGSLWRRLEALGARNFLDRARADGRIMNAGFSFHGLGADFAPIVDAYRWECCLIQYNYLDEENQAGTGGLKYAASKGLGVFVMEPLRGGNLGFPEAPPSVAALWDEAPVRRTPAEWALRWVWDHPEVVVALSGMNDEAHIEENLGTAGDALPDSLTLEEKSLVKRAAARYRGIMKVNCSGCGYCMPCPAGVNIPACFEIYNKMHLFGNLEEGKDSYVMKTSGVLQRSESGFASQCVECGKCLGKCPQGLDIPLLLKDVAAELEGPDLEDRVREMARKRNIII; from the coding sequence ATGCTCTACCGCAAAGTTCCGAAAAACGGCGACGAACTATCCATATTGGGTTTCGGCTGCATGAGGCTACCGATGGAGGATGGCCAGATCGACGAGAAACGGGCCACTGCCCAGATCCGGTATGCCATAGACAGAGGTGTCAACTATATTGACACCGCCTGGACCTACCATGAGGGAGAGAGCGAGAGCTTCCTGGGCAGAGCGCTACGGGATGGCTACAGGGAGAGGGTGAAGTTGGCCACGAAACTGCCTTCCTTCCTGGTAAGGTCCCGGGAGGACATGGACCGTTTCCTAGAGGCCCAGCTCGAAAAACTGCAGACCGACCATATTGACTATTATCTTATGCATACCCTCACCGGCTCTCTCTGGAGACGGCTTGAGGCTCTGGGAGCGAGGAATTTCCTCGACAGGGCCAGGGCCGACGGAAGGATAATGAACGCGGGGTTCTCCTTCCACGGCCTCGGGGCGGATTTCGCCCCCATCGTCGACGCCTACAGATGGGAATGCTGTCTCATCCAGTACAACTACCTGGACGAAGAGAACCAGGCCGGCACGGGGGGGCTCAAGTACGCCGCATCAAAGGGCCTTGGGGTCTTCGTCATGGAGCCGCTCCGAGGCGGGAACCTGGGTTTCCCCGAAGCGCCGCCTTCCGTCGCCGCCCTGTGGGACGAGGCCCCCGTCAGGAGAACCCCCGCAGAATGGGCCCTGCGTTGGGTCTGGGATCATCCTGAAGTCGTCGTGGCCCTCTCTGGCATGAACGATGAAGCCCACATCGAGGAGAACCTGGGGACAGCCGGCGATGCCCTTCCCGATTCGCTGACTCTCGAGGAAAAAAGCCTTGTCAAGCGGGCCGCCGCCAGGTACAGGGGAATAATGAAGGTCAACTGTTCCGGCTGCGGGTACTGTATGCCCTGCCCCGCAGGAGTGAACATTCCCGCCTGCTTCGAGATCTACAACAAGATGCACCTTTTCGGCAACCTCGAGGAGGGGAAGGATTCCTACGTGATGAAGACGAGCGGCGTTTTGCAGAGGAGTGAGAGCGGTTTCGCCTCCCAGTGTGTGGAGTGCGGAAAGTGCTTGGGGAAATGCCCCCAGGGCCTCGATATTCCCCTCCTGCTGAAGGATGTCGCTGCAGAACTGGAGGGGCCGGACCTCGAAGACAGGGTCCGCGAAATGGCCCGGAAGAGGAACATCATCATTTAA
- a CDS encoding DUF2905 domain-containing protein: MARWLMAAGGVLLLLGLALHFAPWLLAWFGRLPGDIRYETGRTKVFIPITSMVIVSLILTVVMNLLSRR, from the coding sequence ATGGCAAGATGGCTTATGGCCGCCGGCGGCGTCCTGCTGCTGCTTGGGCTGGCTCTTCACTTCGCCCCCTGGCTCCTAGCCTGGTTCGGCAGGCTCCCCGGGGACATCCGCTACGAGACGGGGCGGACAAAGGTCTTCATACCTATAACCTCGATGGTCATTGTCAGCCTGATCCTCACGGTGGTGATGAACCTGCTCTCCAGGAGATAG
- a CDS encoding TRAP transporter small permease, with protein MLGVTVLVFVQVIMRYVLHAPLMGIEELLLFPAIWLYLLGGASASMERTHIECNVINVYVKSPLALQLLEILKSSISLGVCLWLTYWAFEYLQYSLRVWKLSNLLYIPLFFGESALFVCLSLMAFYTAVELGDDFLGLKAAPQSKEAE; from the coding sequence ATGCTGGGAGTTACGGTCCTCGTCTTTGTGCAGGTAATCATGCGGTATGTTCTTCATGCTCCGCTCATGGGCATAGAGGAGCTGTTGCTTTTCCCGGCAATATGGCTTTACCTCCTGGGAGGAGCTAGCGCTTCAATGGAAAGGACTCATATCGAGTGTAATGTAATCAACGTTTACGTAAAGAGCCCGCTAGCGCTCCAATTACTGGAAATTCTCAAATCGTCCATTTCTCTTGGCGTATGCCTGTGGCTTACCTACTGGGCTTTTGAATACCTGCAATATTCGTTGAGGGTATGGAAACTCAGTAACCTTCTTTACATCCCCCTCTTCTTTGGGGAAAGCGCCCTCTTTGTCTGTCTGTCCCTGATGGCGTTCTACACCGCTGTGGAACTTGGAGACGACTTCCTTGGCCTCAAGGCTGCTCCGCAAAGCAAGGAGGCGGAATAA
- a CDS encoding Zn-dependent hydrolase yields MKTNLDRIRKDLEKLALFNATPGKGLTRFSLTPEDRGARDYLSGQLKELGVGVYEDAAANLFGRREGSDPSLPPIMIGSHFDSVRHGGNFDGQAGVVAALEVLRCLEDKSVRTAHPIEMIAMIEEEGGRFRAGFLSSRAMTLGITQEELRERKDEDGISLADAMASFGFDPARIAEAKRRPGEVRAFLELHVEQGPVLEKEGFEVGIVSSIVGTDLTRVTIEGRPDHAGTTPMGMRRDALKTAAAAIGRIPSLAVEQVEDTVATVGSLVVRPGATNVIPGEVEFTLDIRSLDASSIERVKNGFRKDLADTSQADGTVCRLDQLLKVEPVNLDGGIRRVLQDQADGLGFSWRTMTSGAGHDAMVMAPFFPTGMVFVPSRGGRSHCPEEWTDYEDLQKGVELVYHAVIAIDSLGNR; encoded by the coding sequence ATGAAGACAAACCTCGACAGGATCCGAAAAGACCTTGAAAAGCTAGCGCTCTTCAACGCAACCCCGGGGAAGGGGCTCACCCGTTTTTCGCTCACGCCCGAGGATCGCGGCGCCCGGGATTACCTGTCGGGCCAGCTGAAAGAGCTCGGCGTCGGTGTTTACGAAGACGCCGCCGCAAACCTTTTCGGGAGGAGAGAGGGCAGCGACCCTTCCCTGCCCCCTATAATGATCGGCTCCCATTTTGATTCCGTCAGGCATGGCGGCAACTTCGACGGACAGGCCGGGGTGGTCGCGGCCCTTGAGGTCCTCCGTTGCCTGGAGGACAAGAGTGTCCGGACGGCCCACCCCATCGAGATGATCGCCATGATCGAAGAAGAGGGCGGGCGTTTCAGAGCCGGCTTTCTCTCTAGCCGGGCCATGACCCTGGGAATCACCCAGGAAGAACTCCGGGAGCGCAAGGACGAGGATGGTATCAGCCTGGCCGATGCCATGGCCTCCTTCGGCTTCGACCCGGCGAGGATCGCCGAGGCAAAAAGGAGGCCCGGTGAAGTGCGTGCTTTCCTGGAACTGCATGTCGAACAGGGTCCGGTGCTTGAAAAGGAGGGTTTCGAAGTGGGCATCGTTTCTAGCATCGTGGGGACCGACCTTACGCGCGTTACCATCGAAGGGCGCCCGGACCATGCCGGGACGACACCCATGGGCATGAGGCGCGACGCCCTCAAGACGGCGGCGGCCGCCATTGGGAGAATTCCATCCCTTGCCGTTGAACAGGTTGAGGATACCGTGGCGACGGTGGGCTCCCTCGTCGTCAGGCCCGGGGCTACGAACGTCATTCCCGGCGAGGTTGAGTTCACCCTGGACATCCGCTCTCTCGATGCCTCCTCCATCGAAAGGGTGAAGAACGGGTTCAGAAAGGATCTCGCCGATACTTCCCAGGCCGACGGTACGGTCTGCCGGTTGGATCAACTCCTCAAGGTGGAACCCGTGAACCTGGATGGAGGGATACGCCGTGTACTCCAGGATCAGGCTGATGGGCTGGGCTTTTCCTGGCGTACCATGACCAGCGGGGCGGGACACGACGCCATGGTAATGGCTCCCTTTTTCCCCACGGGGATGGTGTTCGTCCCGAGCAGGGGGGGCCGCAGCCACTGCCCTGAAGAATGGACGGACTACGAGGACCTTCAAAAAGGCGTTGAACTGGTCTATCATGCCGTGATAGCCATCGATAGCCTGGGGAACCGGTGA